A single region of the Pirellulales bacterium genome encodes:
- the hemW gene encoding radical SAM family heme chaperone HemW: protein MTPQAAYLHVPFCRHRCGYCNFTLVAGRADLVPAYLDALNRELAALTQPRPVRTLFIGGGTPTFLRGADLARLLDLVNHWHPLLPGGEFSVEANPADIDAEILGQLRAGGVTRVSLGGQSFSPRKLQLLERDHDAARIEQAVRHIQDAGLVAAVDLIFGAPGETRTEWQNDLDQLSRLAPAHVSTYGLTWERGTRFWNRRLHGELQSVDEATEATLYELAMAELTAAGYFHYEISNFAQPGRECAHNLVYWAGGEYYAAGPGAARYVAGERSTNHRSTTTWLARLNQGLSPVAERERLSPDERARELAVFALRQIAGFEVEWWQEQTGQIFDQFFGDSVARLRALGLLEIVTSPVEQSLGTVPSRRARLTHQGIMLADSVCEELLRSRQRPAAVATGKNSSFVTKT, encoded by the coding sequence ATGACGCCGCAAGCCGCTTATCTTCACGTCCCGTTTTGTCGGCACCGCTGCGGCTACTGCAATTTTACGCTAGTGGCGGGGCGGGCCGATCTGGTCCCCGCGTATTTGGACGCGCTGAATCGGGAGCTGGCGGCCCTTACCCAGCCCCGACCCGTGCGGACTTTGTTTATTGGCGGCGGCACGCCCACGTTTTTAAGGGGTGCGGACTTGGCGCGGCTGCTGGACTTGGTCAATCATTGGCATCCGCTTTTGCCTGGGGGAGAATTTTCGGTCGAGGCCAATCCCGCGGACATTGACGCGGAAATTCTCGGTCAGTTACGCGCTGGCGGCGTCACGCGCGTGAGCCTAGGGGGGCAATCGTTTTCCCCGCGCAAATTGCAATTGCTGGAGCGCGACCATGACGCCGCGCGGATCGAACAGGCCGTGCGGCATATCCAGGATGCGGGATTGGTGGCGGCGGTGGATTTGATCTTTGGCGCGCCGGGCGAAACCAGGACCGAGTGGCAAAACGATCTGGATCAATTATCGCGTTTAGCCCCCGCGCATGTTTCCACCTACGGATTGACCTGGGAACGGGGAACGCGATTTTGGAACCGCCGGCTGCACGGCGAGCTGCAATCCGTGGACGAGGCGACCGAGGCAACCCTGTACGAATTGGCAATGGCGGAACTAACCGCGGCGGGCTATTTCCATTACGAAATATCCAACTTCGCCCAACCCGGGCGGGAATGCGCGCACAATTTGGTCTATTGGGCGGGAGGCGAGTACTACGCCGCCGGTCCTGGCGCGGCCCGTTACGTGGCGGGAGAACGCTCGACCAATCATCGCAGCACGACAACGTGGCTGGCACGGCTAAATCAGGGGCTATCCCCCGTGGCGGAACGGGAACGATTGTCGCCTGACGAACGCGCTCGCGAACTGGCGGTCTTTGCCCTGCGGCAAATCGCGGGCTTTGAGGTGGAATGGTGGCAGGAGCAAACCGGACAAATTTTTGACCAGTTCTTTGGCGATTCCGTGGCCAGATTGCGGGCCTTGGGCTTACTGGAAATAGTAACGTCGCCGGTGGAACAGTCCCTAGGCACGGTCCCTAGTCGCCGCGCGCGATTAACCCACCAGGGGATTATGCTGGCGGATAGTGTCTGCGAAGAGCTGCTACGTAGCAGGCAGCGTCCCGCTGCCGTTGCGACTGGTAAGAATTCATCGTTTGTAACAAAGACATAA